From Cryptococcus neoformans var. neoformans B-3501A chromosome 6, whole genome shotgun sequence, the proteins below share one genomic window:
- a CDS encoding hypothetical protein (HMMPfam hit to DUF59, Domain of unknown function DUF59, score: 54.6, E(): 2.7e-13) produces the protein MSRQLDNVNPTIFAPSAPSFVRRSTGKSAKSSLWAPEALSDDGEDYYSPGARSSGSVSDEEEGREDIDAQEVYDLLRSITDPEHPVSLEQLRVVNPEDIHVAGNRVLVYLTPTIPHCSMSTLIGLSLRVRLLRALPPRYRVDIRIKSGTHQSEHAVNKQLNDKERVQAALENKHLLSVVEGCLATAGKRGE, from the exons ATGTCCCGCCAGCTCGACAACGTCAACCCCACCATTTTTGCGCCATCAGCTCCCAGTTTCGTCCGAAGATCGACAGGAAAATCGGCCAAATCGAGCTTATGGGCTCCCGAAGCTTTGTCAGATGATGGGGAGGACTACTACTCCCCAGGAGCGAGAAGTAGCGGTAGTGTCagtgacgaggaggaaggaagggaagataTTGATGCGCAAGAGGTTTATG ACCTTCTGCGGTCAATAACCGACCCTGAACATCCAGTATCTTTGGAGCAGCTTCGAGTGGTAAACCCTGAGGATATTCATGTTGCTGGAAATCGTGTGTTGGTGTATCTTACACCTACAATCCCACATTGCTCCATGTCCACCCTCATTG GGCTATCATTGAGAGTGCGATTATTGAGGGCTTTGCCTCCACGATATAGGGTGGATATTCGAATCAAATCGGGAACTCACCAATCCGAGCACGCAGTCAACAAACAGTTAAACGACAAGGAACGAGTACAAGCGGCTTTGGAGAACAAGCATCTGTTGAGTGTGGTGGAAGGCTGTTTGGCGACTGCTGGAAAGCGTGGC